In Streptomyces capitiformicae, one genomic interval encodes:
- a CDS encoding YncE family protein has translation MPLSPAPRRRRTRHLGAVAAALALTASAAATATPATAAADLREVMFVGNNWDGTADVIKSSGDFAKIGRINVIPDKDERMAEINANPIRWIAFMTIRNTVGEGHDQFVDDMYSTPDGSSMVVSRPSFADVVSIDLATGDINWRFPVSGYRSDHMAVSPDGKRVAVSASTGNTVHVLDIVTGRQLGSFKTGDKPHENIFTGDGKYIWNMAIGDVNTQTDAPWLDWTKGDRKITVVDANTFQQVKVIDMRDRLNAIGLNDYSDAVRPAVFSPDETKLYFQVSFFHGFFEYDIATDKITRTKTLSKNPATSDDRTTFVNDSRHHGISMKPDGSKLCVAGTMDDYATVVDRATLQEGPLVTVAKPYWATVSGDGKSCVVSESGADQVTAIDFATGRKTVSVAVGDHPQRVRLAQVPADWTGPSD, from the coding sequence ATGCCCCTCTCCCCCGCCCCCCGCCGCCGCAGAACCCGGCACCTGGGCGCCGTCGCCGCCGCGCTCGCGCTGACCGCCTCCGCCGCGGCGACCGCCACCCCGGCGACTGCCGCGGCCGATCTGCGGGAGGTGATGTTCGTGGGCAACAACTGGGACGGCACCGCGGACGTCATCAAGTCGTCGGGGGACTTCGCGAAGATCGGCCGGATCAACGTCATCCCGGACAAGGACGAGCGGATGGCGGAGATCAACGCCAATCCGATCAGGTGGATCGCCTTCATGACGATCCGCAACACCGTGGGCGAGGGTCACGACCAGTTCGTGGACGACATGTACTCCACGCCGGACGGCTCGTCGATGGTCGTCTCCCGCCCGAGCTTCGCCGATGTGGTCTCCATCGACCTGGCCACCGGCGACATCAACTGGCGCTTCCCCGTGTCGGGTTACCGCTCGGACCACATGGCGGTCTCCCCCGACGGCAAGCGGGTCGCGGTGTCCGCGTCGACCGGCAACACCGTGCACGTCCTGGACATCGTCACCGGCCGGCAGCTCGGTTCGTTCAAGACCGGTGACAAGCCGCACGAGAACATCTTCACCGGCGACGGCAAGTACATCTGGAACATGGCGATCGGTGATGTGAACACCCAGACCGACGCGCCCTGGCTGGACTGGACGAAGGGCGACCGCAAGATCACGGTCGTCGACGCCAACACGTTCCAGCAGGTCAAGGTCATCGACATGCGGGACCGGCTCAACGCGATCGGGCTCAACGACTACTCGGACGCGGTCCGGCCCGCCGTGTTCTCCCCGGACGAGACGAAGCTGTACTTCCAGGTGTCGTTCTTCCACGGCTTCTTCGAGTACGACATCGCCACCGACAAGATCACCCGTACCAAGACCCTGTCGAAGAACCCGGCGACCAGTGACGACCGTACGACCTTCGTCAACGACTCGCGGCACCACGGCATCTCGATGAAGCCGGACGGCTCGAAGCTGTGCGTCGCGGGCACGATGGACGACTACGCGACCGTGGTCGACCGTGCGACCCTGCAGGAGGGCCCGCTCGTCACCGTCGCCAAGCCGTACTGGGCGACCGTCAGCGGTGACGGCAAGTCCTGCGTGGTCTCCGAGAGCGGCGCCGACCAGGTCACGGCGATCGACTTCGCCACGGGAAGGAAGACCGTGTCCGTCGCAGTCGGCGACCACCCCCAGCGGGTGCGGCTGGCACAGGTGCCCGCCGACTGGACCGGACCCTCCGACTGA
- a CDS encoding cellulase family glycosylhydrolase, with translation MSRLRTRLLGVFVLVTGFLTTAGPTQPASALTDELWFDAQAAATLTVEGGRFKDGLGREVVLRGYNVSGETKLKENNGLPFASVADAKKSATALRALGGGNSVRFLLSWAYAEPVRGQVDTRYLAAATAQMGAFLDAGIRVYPDFHQDLYSRWLFDSDSWYTGDGAPKWAVDLGDYPDEYCGICPFWGQNITSNAAVTESMYDFWHNAYGLQDSFLDTAQKTMTYVKSNLTATQFQGVVGFNPWNEPHPGILDSGQTSRTWEKDVLWPFYVKFRARMDAAGWQSKPAFVEPNLFWNANLDFQKKEGGLLDAGTIGPRFVFNTHFYDQKAISGVFMWGKAGDGQYVTDFGTVRDRATANGTTAIVSEFGHPLSGSVSDKAPTVYKAMYQALDSRVKGANWWAEPASSGPVLSGSQWQWDIYNGRHKELMNDNPDKAQVEGDAWNGEDLSAVRLDDSGTAVLRQDARMLDRIYPSATAGSAVAFTYEDRSRDGSTTLTWNPVPSSLPNVSSLVGSGQYALLVWRSDGSTEPTELHLPASFPTASTTVVSDLGVTAAPPAYTTSTPVAAAREPGATGSRRLLLTAADSGKLHYALVTNGATAPPAARLSAARTELSGWLAAEFN, from the coding sequence CACGTCTGCTCGGTGTCTTCGTACTCGTCACCGGCTTCCTGACCACGGCGGGCCCCACCCAGCCCGCCTCCGCTCTCACTGACGAACTCTGGTTCGACGCCCAGGCCGCGGCGACTCTCACCGTCGAAGGCGGCCGCTTCAAGGACGGCCTCGGCCGCGAGGTCGTCCTGCGTGGCTACAACGTCTCCGGCGAGACGAAGCTCAAGGAGAACAATGGGCTGCCCTTCGCCTCGGTCGCCGACGCCAAGAAGTCGGCGACCGCGCTGAGGGCACTCGGCGGCGGCAACTCGGTCCGCTTCCTGCTGTCCTGGGCGTACGCGGAACCGGTGCGCGGGCAGGTGGACACCCGGTACCTCGCGGCGGCCACGGCGCAGATGGGCGCCTTCCTGGACGCGGGGATCCGGGTCTACCCCGACTTCCACCAGGACCTCTACTCCCGCTGGCTGTTCGACTCGGACAGCTGGTACACCGGCGACGGCGCCCCCAAGTGGGCCGTCGACCTCGGCGACTACCCCGACGAGTACTGCGGCATCTGCCCGTTCTGGGGCCAGAACATCACCTCCAACGCGGCCGTGACGGAGTCGATGTACGACTTCTGGCACAACGCCTACGGCCTCCAGGATTCCTTCCTGGACACTGCGCAGAAGACGATGACGTACGTGAAGTCGAACCTCACCGCCACCCAGTTCCAGGGCGTCGTCGGCTTCAACCCGTGGAACGAGCCGCATCCGGGGATCCTCGACTCGGGGCAGACCAGCAGGACGTGGGAGAAGGACGTCCTGTGGCCGTTCTACGTCAAGTTCCGCGCGCGGATGGACGCGGCGGGCTGGCAGAGCAAACCCGCCTTCGTCGAGCCGAACCTCTTCTGGAACGCCAACCTCGACTTCCAGAAGAAGGAGGGCGGACTCCTCGACGCGGGCACGATCGGACCGCGGTTCGTCTTCAACACCCACTTCTACGACCAGAAGGCGATCTCCGGCGTCTTCATGTGGGGCAAGGCGGGGGACGGCCAGTACGTGACCGACTTCGGTACCGTCCGGGACCGGGCCACGGCCAATGGCACCACCGCGATCGTCAGTGAGTTCGGGCACCCGCTCAGCGGCTCGGTCTCCGACAAGGCGCCCACGGTCTACAAGGCCATGTACCAGGCGCTCGACTCCCGGGTGAAGGGCGCCAACTGGTGGGCCGAACCGGCGTCCTCCGGCCCGGTCCTCTCCGGCTCCCAGTGGCAGTGGGACATCTACAACGGCCGCCACAAGGAGCTGATGAACGACAACCCCGACAAGGCGCAGGTCGAGGGCGACGCCTGGAACGGCGAAGATCTGTCGGCCGTACGGCTCGACGACTCCGGTACGGCCGTGCTCCGCCAGGACGCCCGGATGCTCGACCGGATCTACCCGAGCGCCACCGCGGGCAGCGCCGTCGCCTTCACCTACGAGGACCGTTCGCGCGACGGCTCCACGACGCTGACATGGAACCCCGTGCCCAGCTCACTGCCGAACGTCTCCTCGCTCGTCGGCTCGGGCCAGTACGCCCTGCTGGTCTGGCGCTCGGACGGCAGCACCGAACCGACGGAACTGCACCTGCCGGCGTCCTTCCCGACCGCGTCCACGACGGTGGTGTCCGACCTCGGGGTGACGGCCGCCCCGCCGGCGTACACGACGTCGACACCCGTCGCCGCCGCCAGGGAGCCGGGCGCCACCGGCAGCCGCCGGCTGCTGCTCACCGCCGCCGACTCGGGCAAGCTGCACTACGCCCTGGTCACCAACGGCGCGACAGCCCCGCCCGCCGCGCGGTTGAGCGCGGCGCGGACGGAGCTGTCGGGGTGGCTGGCCGCCGAGTTCAACTAG